Proteins encoded together in one Peribacillus asahii window:
- a CDS encoding M56 family metallopeptidase: MRWWKNKSIFIISLSLLITILVWSQIGMYLAHVLLGTNLEKNLFTLCLSLFDENISIQFIISMFLNVLIAYTILMTLIKIRHQYFLLRRFKKKISQMVDTDLTKLLNRKFHRYKSDILVIQDHQLLAFTIGFRKSNIVLSTGLIEILEEYELNAVIEHETSHQKNNDSLKIFTLQLISQTIWFIPLTKWAYQNYKIISELLADQYAIHKTGSEAALGSALLKLIKHHFNRKPSPVLAHFSDESVNYRLKQLVNPHQAIPIKLKTTSIMASVHIMLLMTVMILVTMS, from the coding sequence ATGAGATGGTGGAAGAATAAATCTATATTTATCATAAGCTTAAGTCTGTTGATTACGATTCTTGTTTGGAGCCAAATCGGGATGTATCTGGCTCATGTTCTTTTAGGGACAAACCTAGAGAAGAATCTTTTTACCCTTTGTCTCAGTTTGTTTGATGAAAATATATCTATTCAATTCATAATTAGTATGTTTTTAAATGTATTAATTGCTTATACGATATTGATGACACTTATTAAAATTAGGCACCAATATTTTTTATTGAGAAGGTTTAAAAAGAAAATTTCTCAGATGGTTGATACCGATTTGACAAAGCTTCTAAATAGAAAATTCCATAGGTATAAATCGGATATCCTGGTCATTCAAGATCATCAGCTACTAGCTTTCACAATAGGATTTAGAAAATCTAACATTGTCCTTTCTACAGGTTTAATCGAAATCCTCGAAGAATATGAATTGAATGCAGTCATTGAACATGAAACATCCCATCAAAAAAACAATGATTCGCTCAAGATTTTTACCCTGCAGCTTATTTCACAGACTATATGGTTTATTCCACTGACCAAATGGGCTTATCAGAATTATAAAATCATCAGTGAGTTATTAGCTGATCAATATGCCATTCATAAAACGGGTTCCGAAGCAGCATTAGGAAGTGCGCTGTTAAAATTAATTAAACATCACTTTAACAGAAAACCCTCTCCTGTACTGGCTCATTTCTCAGATGAATCGGTAAACTACAGGCTGAAACAATTAGTGAATCCACATCAGGCTATTCCAATAAAGCTGAAAACAACTTCGATTATGGCTTCGGTCCATATAATGCTTCTTATGACGGTTATGATTCTAGTGACTATGAGTTAA
- a CDS encoding DUF2187 family protein, whose product MTEDKTVGKSEIKKAKEGETIQVIKGEQKGKKGEVLTVRENSVIVKVGTKPQTDEPIKIVVNHKNYKCIK is encoded by the coding sequence ATGACAGAAGACAAAACAGTAGGTAAGAGTGAAATTAAAAAGGCGAAGGAAGGAGAAACTATTCAAGTAATAAAAGGTGAACAGAAAGGTAAGAAGGGAGAAGTTTTAACAGTGCGGGAAAATTCTGTGATTGTCAAAGTTGGGACAAAACCACAAACAGATGAACCGATAAAAATAGTGGTTAATCATAAAAATTATAAATGTATAAAATAA
- a CDS encoding N-acetylmuramoyl-L-alanine amidase family protein: MVRIFIDAGHGGKDSGAVGNGLLEKDLTLRIAKRVKQLLAAYENVEVKMSRTKDTYPSLLERTKAANVWGADFFLSIHINAGGGVGYEDFVYPGSSKSIAYQNVIHSEIVKQIDMKDRGKKQGNLHVLRESNMPAILTECGFIDNKDDAAKLKGEDFIEAIAKGHVNGLVKAFDLKEQKDDEDCEYCIVLKGDTVSKLAKKYDTTIAKIKSWNQLDDKYTIRIDQKLRVK; this comes from the coding sequence ATGGTTAGAATTTTTATTGATGCAGGTCATGGTGGGAAAGATTCAGGAGCAGTTGGAAATGGATTGCTCGAAAAGGATTTAACCTTGAGGATTGCTAAACGAGTAAAACAATTATTAGCGGCATATGAAAACGTAGAAGTGAAAATGAGCCGTACAAAAGATACTTATCCGTCTTTGTTAGAACGTACTAAAGCCGCAAATGTATGGGGAGCAGACTTTTTCCTATCTATTCACATTAATGCTGGCGGCGGTGTTGGTTATGAGGATTTTGTGTATCCGGGTAGTTCTAAATCTATTGCTTACCAAAATGTGATTCATTCAGAAATTGTGAAGCAGATTGATATGAAAGACCGTGGAAAAAAACAAGGAAATTTGCATGTGCTTCGTGAGTCTAATATGCCCGCAATTCTTACAGAGTGTGGTTTTATTGATAATAAAGATGATGCGGCTAAATTAAAGGGTGAAGATTTCATTGAAGCAATTGCTAAAGGCCATGTAAATGGATTGGTTAAAGCATTCGATTTGAAAGAGCAGAAGGATGATGAAGATTGTGAATACTGTATAGTTCTAAAAGGTGATACAGTATCAAAACTGGCTAAAAAGTATGATACAACTATTGCGAAAATCAAAAGTTGGAACCAGCTTGATGACAAGTACACGATTCGAATTGATCAAAAGTTACGTGTGAAGTAA
- a CDS encoding N-acetylmuramoyl-L-alanine amidase has protein sequence MFGGCLPQQKNLQVLRTTNMLALLTESLCISNPNEAAILKKVAFIEDIAQGHVNGSVKCFSLKKKKVDENQYHTVIKGDTVPKLAKEYGSKPKAGTNLMMTIPLRLARSCV, from the coding sequence TTGTTTGGAGGTTGTTTACCACAACAAAAGAATCTACAAGTTTTAAGAACAACGAATATGCTAGCTTTACTGACGGAAAGCCTTTGTATTTCTAATCCTAATGAAGCTGCTATTTTGAAAAAGGTCGCATTTATTGAAGATATCGCCCAAGGACATGTTAATGGTTCGGTTAAATGTTTTAGTCTAAAAAAGAAAAAAGTGGACGAAAATCAATATCACACAGTCATAAAAGGTGATACCGTACCAAAGCTTGCTAAAGAGTACGGCAGCAAACCAAAAGCTGGAACAAACTTGATGATGACTATACCATTAAGATTGGCCAGGAGTTGCGTGTGA
- a CDS encoding PH domain-containing protein: MSRSIIFKENELIIKFSGLTALAGLKQELKIPYSSIKNVQAGNFKLHWNALRLFGTSIPKGYKAGRFLYKGQKYFLSYNDTNQVVVLDLEEYEYDKIVVQVGSPKQIRTAILKRCPQLVYEKYQ, translated from the coding sequence ATGAGTCGAAGTATAATATTTAAGGAAAATGAATTAATTATTAAATTTTCAGGCCTAACTGCCCTTGCAGGATTGAAGCAGGAATTGAAGATACCATATAGCTCTATAAAAAATGTCCAAGCCGGAAATTTCAAATTACATTGGAATGCCTTGCGACTATTCGGCACTTCTATTCCAAAAGGTTACAAAGCAGGGCGGTTCCTGTACAAAGGACAGAAATACTTTTTATCCTATAACGACACGAATCAAGTCGTTGTCCTTGATTTAGAAGAATATGAATATGATAAAATTGTGGTACAAGTAGGGAGCCCTAAACAGATAAGAACAGCAATCTTAAAACGTTGTCCGCAACTTGTTTATGAAAAGTATCAATAA
- a CDS encoding IS3 family transposase encodes MKCEKSYLHKYDTFEELCLAVDEYIQFYNHDRLQK; translated from the coding sequence ATCAAATGTGAAAAATCTTATTTACATAAGTATGATACTTTCGAAGAACTTTGTCTGGCTGTGGATGAGTATATACAATTCTATAATCATGATCGATTACAAAAATGA
- a CDS encoding DUF4153 domain-containing protein, with amino-acid sequence MDINNLIIENIANPHELERIYRKDPKAFKKSFSHAWEQNPDSQVLGAWYERLHFKETANTEKPSLLQKGFLFMGILAILAGISTRIIFHFVEQEAIAPINLAFGIIPFIAAYFVYNNTPKKSVIYSLAALFLISGFYLNMLPLNYKDSIILAYLHLPIFLWVLVGLAFTGNEYSKGSTRLAYIKFNLEYCILYASMAVSGMVLAALTMQLFSFVGLDIEDFYFSNVVLFGAAALAIVAAYLVSMNLKLAKNITPYIAKIFSPLVLVTLLVYLITVIWVGKNPFLDRNFLIAFNGILLGVLAVTIFSIIESDSDEKKNISDYINLALIVLALIIDSVALSAIVFRLSSYGITPNRLAVLGVNILIWANLIWIMLSYMRFLQNKSGPSTIQDAVTKYLPVYGLWAAFVTFTFPIIFN; translated from the coding sequence ATGGACATTAACAATTTGATTATTGAAAATATTGCTAACCCTCATGAGCTGGAGAGAATATATAGAAAAGACCCGAAAGCTTTTAAAAAGTCATTCTCACACGCATGGGAACAAAATCCTGATTCTCAGGTTCTTGGTGCTTGGTATGAAAGATTGCATTTCAAGGAGACGGCAAATACAGAAAAACCTTCCTTGCTTCAAAAAGGTTTCTTATTCATGGGCATTTTAGCCATTCTGGCCGGGATAAGCACCAGGATCATTTTCCATTTTGTCGAACAGGAAGCAATTGCTCCAATTAACCTGGCTTTTGGTATAATTCCCTTTATTGCTGCCTATTTTGTTTACAATAATACTCCGAAAAAAAGTGTTATTTATTCCCTTGCAGCGTTGTTCCTAATTTCCGGGTTTTATCTTAATATGCTGCCATTAAATTATAAAGACAGTATTATCCTTGCTTATTTACACCTTCCCATATTCTTATGGGTATTGGTAGGGCTTGCATTTACAGGAAATGAATATTCAAAAGGCAGTACAAGATTAGCCTATATTAAATTTAATTTGGAATATTGTATTCTCTACGCCAGCATGGCAGTTAGCGGAATGGTACTAGCAGCATTAACCATGCAGTTATTTAGCTTTGTTGGCTTGGATATAGAAGACTTCTATTTTAGTAATGTCGTTTTATTTGGTGCTGCCGCTCTCGCTATTGTGGCTGCATACCTGGTATCAATGAATCTTAAACTTGCTAAGAATATTACACCATATATAGCTAAAATTTTTAGTCCTCTTGTCCTAGTCACATTATTGGTCTATCTTATAACGGTTATATGGGTCGGAAAAAATCCATTCTTGGACCGCAATTTCCTGATAGCCTTCAACGGAATACTCCTTGGTGTATTGGCCGTTACCATATTTTCCATTATCGAGAGCGACTCAGACGAGAAAAAGAACATTTCAGATTATATAAATCTTGCCTTAATTGTTCTTGCACTTATCATTGACAGTGTGGCTTTGTCAGCCATCGTGTTCAGACTTTCTTCTTATGGGATTACGCCTAATAGACTTGCTGTTTTAGGAGTAAACATACTTATCTGGGCAAATCTAATTTGGATTATGCTCTCCTATATGCGTTTTCTACAAAACAAATCCGGACCTTCAACTATCCAAGATGCCGTTACTAAGTATTTGCCGGTCTACGGACTTTGGGCAGCTTTCGTTACATTTACTTTTCCTATAATTTTTAATTAG
- a CDS encoding helix-turn-helix domain-containing protein, translating to MAIIINIDVMLAKRKMSVTELSEKVGITMANLSILKNGKAKAIRLSTLEAICKALKCQPGDILEYKSDEDS from the coding sequence ATGGCAATTATAATCAATATTGATGTGATGTTAGCCAAAAGGAAAATGAGCGTAACAGAACTTTCGGAGAAGGTTGGAATAACAATGGCGAACCTTTCTATATTGAAAAATGGAAAGGCAAAAGCGATTCGATTATCCACTTTAGAGGCAATTTGTAAGGCTTTAAAATGTCAGCCTGGAGATATTTTAGAATATAAAAGTGACGAAGACAGTTAA
- a CDS encoding serine hydrolase domain-containing protein: MIKRIGLILTVSIIMFLTVFGLSTKLSFAAELKKINGETPSGIPLNKMEEKIDQYVSKYLDKTTPGAAIAVVKDGQIILSKGYGYADVEKQIPVDPSKTVFEWASISKLFTWTSAMQLVEQGKLDLDEDIKTYLPSDFAKKLNFQQTVTMRDLMNHAAGFGDYAFNTIAFSKDGLFPLEEALLLDKSKQYYKVGTASSYSNYGASLAGYVVECISKQPFHDYEREHLFNVLEMNNTTGNTTFDDNKKLLETKARGYLPNPEGGFLLGNWSYVSHYPAGSINGTVEDLAKYAIAITPEKGQKSPLFDNSDTLETMFSPSYSLDGEMVGTAHGFFEYVGEYRTIGHGGNTATFSSQFAIVPEERFGIVILTNASAEMDILFGVQELLIGKKHTESKVPYQKLPSSNEVDGKYVPFQRQEGNFLEFANYQNLYTISATNKNEITMSLGQYKGTYVQTKPYYYELVKENFPIFRNAYPVLQFKMEEGKVKQIIVGHGMDLSELPPDRTIPVLIASVLVLLSTTLYFLIAPLILLILKFKNRKKQLELEDKRFNFYYSMLILCGKITVLNNLICITRIMMNKFRTFAEVKPHLLLNYPLLVCTVIAAFFSIKYMRKIVSSKKRKVFYFLTITLLTLLFALLIGWNFFIVV; this comes from the coding sequence ATGATAAAAAGAATAGGATTGATATTAACAGTTAGTATTATTATGTTTTTGACTGTTTTTGGACTAAGTACAAAACTTAGTTTTGCAGCCGAATTAAAGAAAATTAACGGGGAAACACCTTCGGGTATTCCATTGAATAAGATGGAAGAAAAGATAGATCAATATGTATCGAAGTATTTAGATAAAACAACACCAGGAGCTGCAATTGCAGTTGTGAAAGATGGTCAAATTATTCTCTCAAAAGGCTATGGATATGCGGATGTTGAAAAGCAAATTCCCGTTGATCCATCAAAGACAGTTTTTGAATGGGCATCCATAAGTAAATTATTCACTTGGACATCTGCAATGCAATTAGTTGAACAAGGTAAACTTGATTTAGATGAGGATATTAAAACATATCTACCTTCTGACTTTGCAAAAAAACTTAATTTCCAACAAACTGTTACAATGAGAGATCTTATGAATCATGCTGCTGGATTTGGAGACTACGCCTTTAATACAATTGCTTTTTCAAAGGATGGATTATTCCCTCTTGAAGAAGCATTACTACTTGATAAATCTAAACAGTATTATAAAGTGGGAACAGCTAGTTCGTATAGTAACTATGGAGCATCTCTTGCTGGTTATGTAGTGGAATGTATAAGTAAACAGCCATTTCATGATTATGAACGGGAACATTTATTTAATGTACTTGAGATGAATAATACAACGGGAAATACAACATTTGATGATAATAAAAAACTTTTAGAAACAAAAGCAAGGGGATATTTACCAAATCCAGAAGGAGGTTTCCTACTTGGTAATTGGTCATATGTTTCTCATTATCCAGCAGGTTCTATAAACGGTACGGTAGAAGATTTGGCGAAATATGCAATTGCAATAACTCCAGAAAAAGGTCAAAAGTCACCACTGTTTGATAATTCAGATACATTAGAAACTATGTTTTCACCAAGTTACAGTTTAGATGGAGAAATGGTTGGAACGGCACATGGTTTTTTTGAATATGTGGGAGAATACCGTACTATTGGTCATGGAGGTAATACTGCAACATTTTCAAGTCAATTTGCGATAGTACCTGAAGAAAGATTTGGAATTGTAATCCTTACAAATGCAAGTGCTGAAATGGACATTCTATTTGGAGTACAAGAATTGTTAATTGGTAAAAAGCATACAGAGAGTAAAGTTCCTTATCAAAAACTACCTTCTTCAAATGAAGTAGATGGAAAATATGTTCCATTTCAACGGCAAGAGGGAAATTTTTTAGAATTTGCAAATTATCAAAATTTATATACTATTAGTGCAACGAACAAAAATGAAATCACAATGAGTTTAGGGCAATATAAAGGTACTTATGTACAGACGAAACCATATTATTATGAACTTGTTAAAGAAAATTTCCCTATTTTTAGAAATGCGTATCCCGTTTTACAATTCAAAATGGAAGAAGGCAAAGTGAAACAGATAATTGTAGGACATGGTATGGATTTATCTGAACTACCACCTGATAGAACAATCCCAGTTTTAATTGCTAGTGTTTTAGTATTATTAAGTACAACTCTGTATTTCTTAATTGCACCACTGATTTTACTCATTCTTAAATTTAAAAATAGAAAGAAACAATTAGAATTAGAAGATAAAAGATTTAATTTCTACTATTCAATGTTAATATTATGTGGTAAAATAACCGTTTTAAACAATCTAATATGTATTACTAGAATTATGATGAATAAATTTCGTACTTTTGCGGAGGTCAAACCTCATCTTTTACTGAATTATCCTTTACTCGTATGTACAGTTATTGCAGCCTTCTTCTCTATCAAATATATGAGAAAAATAGTAAGTTCTAAAAAACGTAAAGTATTTTATTTTCTTACAATTACTTTGTTAACTTTATTATTTGCATTATTAATAGGATGGAATTTCTTTATTGTTGTATAA
- a CDS encoding acyltransferase, which produces METISEISQKPKTDNEILFIGNTEDEISFVNSKINFVGKGNRLIIERGAKIQNATLNFNRNNSLIIIGKSNHNATMSVSVWNDNTFFLGRNYSFNGAARFILSEQKNLFIGHDNMFSSGVVVRLADPHLMYDGTTRKRINPTKSVYLGDHIWIGQDVMILKGVEVGTGSILGAKSLVTKSLPSNVAVAGSPARVVRKNVFWARPSVHAYTEKETMDSQEFPDGRFVYTPKGSTEKHFAKIEEKLNAATSVEEKTAILTPYLDVTSKNRFFLPVPPENKKTFLDRIFRKGSKE; this is translated from the coding sequence ATGGAAACTATTTCTGAAATATCACAGAAACCGAAAACGGATAATGAAATACTTTTTATAGGAAATACTGAAGATGAGATTTCGTTTGTAAATAGCAAAATCAATTTTGTTGGTAAAGGAAATCGGTTAATTATTGAACGTGGAGCCAAAATTCAAAATGCAACGCTAAATTTTAATCGTAACAACTCGCTCATCATCATTGGGAAATCAAATCATAATGCAACGATGAGCGTCAGTGTTTGGAATGATAATACATTTTTCCTTGGTCGCAACTATTCATTTAATGGAGCAGCGAGATTTATTCTCTCTGAGCAAAAGAATCTGTTCATCGGTCATGATAATATGTTTTCAAGTGGTGTAGTCGTTCGTTTGGCAGACCCACATTTAATGTACGATGGAACAACTCGAAAACGGATTAACCCAACAAAGAGTGTGTACTTAGGTGACCACATTTGGATTGGGCAGGACGTCATGATTCTAAAAGGAGTAGAAGTTGGTACAGGTTCAATTTTAGGTGCAAAGTCGCTCGTGACAAAATCGCTCCCATCAAATGTAGCAGTTGCGGGAAGTCCTGCACGTGTGGTGCGGAAAAATGTTTTTTGGGCACGTCCGTCTGTCCATGCATATACTGAAAAAGAAACGATGGATTCACAAGAGTTTCCAGATGGGCGTTTTGTTTATACGCCAAAAGGCTCGACAGAAAAACATTTTGCAAAAATTGAAGAAAAGCTAAATGCCGCAACTTCTGTAGAGGAGAAGACTGCTATATTAACACCTTATCTTGATGTAACAAGTAAGAATCGTTTCTTTCTTCCGGTGCCTCCTGAGAACAAGAAAACATTTCTCGATCGAATCTTTCGCAAAGGAAGCAAGGAGTAA
- a CDS encoding DoxX family protein encodes MKNTQEIGSLLLRLILGFTFFMHGLDKFQGGVENVAAGFPAMGLPSFLAYIVATIELVGGIALILGFGTRIFAGLMACIMLGAILFVKLDSGFLGGFEFDVALLIIAIQLLLNGSSLLALDSKLPQIKLFSTQTIPDDTRKGIN; translated from the coding sequence ATGAAAAATACTCAAGAAATCGGTTCACTTTTATTAAGGCTAATACTAGGATTTACCTTCTTTATGCATGGGTTGGATAAATTCCAGGGCGGTGTTGAAAATGTTGCGGCGGGGTTTCCTGCCATGGGGTTGCCTAGTTTTTTAGCCTATATTGTTGCGACCATTGAATTAGTGGGCGGGATTGCGTTAATTTTAGGTTTTGGGACAAGAATCTTTGCTGGTTTAATGGCGTGTATCATGCTGGGTGCGATCTTATTCGTGAAGCTAGACAGTGGCTTTCTGGGAGGATTCGAGTTTGATGTTGCTCTACTAATCATCGCTATCCAACTACTCTTAAACGGAAGCTCACTATTAGCATTAGATTCCAAACTGCCACAAATAAAGTTATTTTCTACACAAACCATCCCTGACGACACTAGAAAAGGGATCAATTAA
- a CDS encoding DUF2975 domain-containing protein — MEKVITLFLKIAVILLGVPVLALCIFLVPEMANLAAKLLPEFAFIKYLVFIAFDASAIPFYFALYQAFKLLRYIDKNKAFSDLSVKALKKIKYCAITISILHVLVWPLFYIFAEVDDAPGVIFVGLVVPFASMVIAVFAAVLQKLLQEAINIKSENDLTV; from the coding sequence ATGGAAAAAGTAATAACGTTGTTTTTAAAAATAGCTGTTATTCTTTTAGGAGTCCCAGTTCTTGCTCTGTGCATCTTTTTGGTGCCTGAGATGGCGAATCTTGCAGCAAAATTGCTTCCAGAGTTTGCTTTTATAAAATATCTCGTTTTCATCGCTTTTGATGCATCGGCGATACCTTTTTACTTTGCTCTGTATCAGGCTTTCAAACTCTTACGCTATATTGACAAAAATAAAGCTTTCTCCGATTTATCTGTAAAAGCTTTAAAGAAAATCAAATACTGTGCCATCACAATCAGTATTTTGCATGTGCTAGTTTGGCCGCTCTTCTATATCTTTGCGGAAGTAGACGACGCACCAGGAGTTATCTTTGTCGGATTGGTTGTTCCTTTTGCTTCGATGGTTATCGCAGTCTTTGCAGCTGTTCTCCAAAAACTTTTACAAGAAGCAATTAATATCAAATCAGAAAATGATTTAACGGTCTGA
- a CDS encoding YybH family protein, with protein MEHELKELIKKCDLAIKQEDFDTLMNYYTADAILVIKPGMIAQGKEEIKKAFIAIAKYFNNSIVPTQGEMIILEAGDTALVLSQTLLDADKEDSEYSMDRRATYVFKKNPQGEWLCAIDNSYGTELINK; from the coding sequence ATGGAACACGAATTAAAAGAGCTAATTAAAAAGTGTGACCTTGCAATAAAGCAAGAAGATTTTGATACATTGATGAACTACTATACAGCTGATGCAATTTTAGTGATAAAGCCTGGAATGATTGCACAAGGCAAAGAGGAAATCAAAAAAGCATTTATTGCAATTGCAAAATACTTTAATAACAGTATTGTACCAACACAAGGAGAAATGATTATTTTAGAAGCAGGAGATACTGCTTTAGTTTTATCTCAAACGCTACTTGATGCTGATAAAGAGGATTCGGAATATTCAATGGATAGAAGGGCAACATACGTGTTTAAGAAGAATCCACAAGGCGAATGGCTTTGTGCAATTGATAACTCATATGGTACAGAATTAATCAATAAATAG
- a CDS encoding helix-turn-helix domain-containing protein, which produces MVNKVDVLMHPVRMKICQSLMRNKENGLTPLEMVKIIKDVPQATLYRQLQIMMDSGIIHVIKEKKVKSVSEKYYALKEDEAKIDAEEWKKASQQQKLDYVTYYQLSLLYQYQSYLKKLEEQNRSEDSATFSLAELTLDDEKFKQFQNELNELINKYYHNANENNAEDTPVRTVAVTIIPDA; this is translated from the coding sequence ATGGTCAATAAAGTTGATGTTTTAATGCATCCCGTTAGAATGAAAATTTGCCAATCATTAATGAGAAATAAAGAAAATGGATTAACACCTTTAGAAATGGTCAAAATCATTAAAGATGTACCTCAAGCAACTCTATATAGACAGTTACAAATTATGATGGATTCTGGAATTATTCACGTTATTAAAGAAAAAAAAGTGAAATCAGTTTCTGAAAAATATTATGCTTTAAAAGAAGATGAAGCTAAAATCGATGCGGAGGAATGGAAAAAAGCATCGCAACAGCAGAAACTTGATTATGTTACTTACTACCAATTATCTCTTTTGTATCAATATCAAAGTTATCTTAAAAAATTAGAAGAGCAAAACAGGTCAGAGGATAGTGCTACTTTTTCTTTAGCCGAGTTAACGTTAGATGATGAAAAATTCAAGCAATTCCAAAATGAATTAAACGAATTAATTAATAAGTACTACCATAATGCAAATGAAAACAATGCAGAAGATACTCCAGTTCGAACAGTTGCTGTTACAATTATTCCAGATGCTTAA
- a CDS encoding BlaI/MecI/CopY family transcriptional regulator, whose translation MNIKNFKYNEAGLQRFFGPLESRIMEILWDGRERSIKEVLHHLEDDKPINFNTVMTVMKRLTDKGILEKRMQGRLSLFRPIQSKEEFMEEQSKKLTENLLDEFGGLVINHMLDAIQDVDQELLDKLEQKIKQLKGTKP comes from the coding sequence TTGAACATTAAGAACTTTAAATATAACGAAGCTGGCCTTCAGCGCTTCTTCGGTCCTTTAGAATCAAGAATCATGGAGATTCTCTGGGATGGAAGAGAACGAAGCATTAAAGAAGTCCTGCATCATTTAGAAGATGACAAACCAATTAATTTTAATACGGTTATGACTGTAATGAAGCGGTTAACAGACAAGGGTATTTTAGAAAAAAGAATGCAAGGAAGACTTTCATTATTCCGTCCTATTCAATCAAAAGAAGAATTTATGGAAGAACAGTCGAAAAAATTAACAGAAAATCTTCTTGATGAATTTGGTGGTTTAGTTATCAATCATATGCTTGATGCCATACAAGATGTAGATCAGGAATTACTGGATAAATTAGAACAAAAAATTAAACAATTAAAAGGAACAAAGCCATGA
- a CDS encoding enoyl-CoA hydratase/isomerase family protein has translation MSQKLLFEREGNIEWITLNNPAKANCLSRDMLIDLIEHLQMLKNNEQVSVVIITGSGEKSFSAGMDVNEFVGLTPQTGYELISLLKQVCELVRKIPQAVVVAINGYCIGGAMEIAMAADIRVAAKDSVFIMPEIKLGIPSVLDSVLLQQHIGLSRAKEMLLTGDAVSAVEINQFGFLNALVELSELKATAESFARRIAVNHRVTIKQQKVLFETWQNTSLDTAIQDSMNQFALSFSTGVPQEKIAEFFAAKQK, from the coding sequence ATGAGTCAAAAATTATTGTTTGAAAGAGAAGGAAATATTGAATGGATTACTTTAAACAACCCTGCTAAAGCAAACTGCTTATCGAGAGATATGCTAATAGATCTTATTGAACATTTGCAAATGTTAAAGAATAATGAACAAGTAAGCGTTGTCATTATAACTGGCAGCGGAGAGAAATCATTTTCAGCAGGAATGGATGTCAATGAATTTGTAGGTCTAACTCCACAAACTGGATATGAACTTATTTCTTTATTAAAGCAGGTCTGTGAACTGGTTCGTAAAATTCCACAAGCTGTAGTTGTAGCTATAAATGGCTACTGTATAGGCGGGGCAATGGAAATTGCAATGGCAGCTGATATTCGAGTAGCTGCCAAGGATTCAGTTTTTATTATGCCGGAGATAAAGTTAGGTATTCCATCTGTTTTAGATTCTGTTTTGCTCCAGCAGCACATTGGGCTAAGCCGTGCAAAAGAGATGCTGCTTACAGGTGACGCTGTCAGCGCAGTGGAAATAAATCAGTTTGGTTTTTTGAATGCACTGGTAGAATTATCTGAATTGAAAGCAACTGCTGAATCTTTTGCACGCAGAATTGCTGTAAATCATAGAGTTACTATCAAACAGCAAAAAGTCCTTTTTGAAACGTGGCAGAATACTTCACTCGATACTGCGATTCAAGATAGTATGAACCAATTTGCTTTATCGTTTAGTACGGGGGTTCCTCAGGAAAAAATAGCAGAGTTTTTTGCTGCAAAACAAAAATAA